The Halopseudomonas sabulinigri genome window below encodes:
- a CDS encoding DUF1820 family protein → MSKESQPVFRVIFNNQGQVFELYAQQIFQSELWGFMEIEELIFGERSQLVVDPGEEKLKNQFDGVKRSFIPVHSIIRIDEVERVGTAKISEAKGDGGSNVMHFPMPPRSDS, encoded by the coding sequence ATGAGTAAAGAAAGTCAGCCGGTTTTCCGGGTTATCTTCAACAACCAGGGACAGGTGTTCGAACTCTACGCACAGCAGATTTTCCAGAGCGAGCTGTGGGGCTTTATGGAAATCGAGGAGCTGATCTTCGGTGAGCGCTCCCAACTGGTGGTCGATCCGGGCGAAGAAAAACTGAAAAATCAGTTTGATGGCGTCAAGCGCAGCTTTATTCCGGTGCACTCGATCATTCGGATTGATGAGGTTGAGCGGGTGGGCACGGCGAAGATCAGTGAGGCCAAGGGGGATGGCGGCAGTAATGTGATGCATTTTCCGATGCCGCCGCGGTCGGATAGTTGA
- the hemL gene encoding glutamate-1-semialdehyde 2,1-aminomutase, which translates to MSRTETRSESLFASAQKHIPGGVNSPVRAFKSVGGTPLFFKHAEGAYVTDEDDKRYVDYVGSWGPMILGHSHPDVLDAVRNQLQHGLSYGAPTAMETEMADLVCQLVPSMDMVRMVSSGTEATMSAIRLARGYTGRDSIIKFEGCYHGHSDSLLVKAGSGALTQGVPNSAGVPAAFAKHTLTLPFNDIQAVRETLAKVGQEVACIIVEPVAGNMNCVPPAPGFLQGLREACDEHGVVLIFDEVMTGFRVALGGAQALYGVKPDLTTFGKIIGGGMPVGCFGGKRAVMEQIAPLGPVYQAGTLSGNPLAMAAGLTTLKLISREGFHAELTDYTSRLLAGLQQRADAAGVPFVTTQAGGMFGLYFSGADDIVTFDDVMASDAERFKRFFHLMLDGGVYLAPSAFEAGFTSIAHGDAELQLTLDAAEKAFAAL; encoded by the coding sequence ATGTCCCGTACCGAAACCCGTTCCGAATCCCTGTTTGCCAGCGCCCAGAAACACATCCCCGGTGGCGTCAACTCGCCGGTGCGTGCGTTCAAGAGCGTGGGCGGCACGCCGCTGTTCTTCAAGCACGCCGAAGGCGCCTACGTGACCGATGAAGACGACAAGCGCTACGTGGATTATGTCGGCTCCTGGGGCCCGATGATCCTCGGCCACAGCCACCCCGATGTGCTGGACGCGGTACGCAACCAGCTGCAACACGGCCTTTCCTACGGGGCGCCGACGGCCATGGAAACCGAGATGGCCGATCTGGTCTGCCAACTGGTGCCGTCGATGGACATGGTCCGCATGGTCAGCTCCGGCACCGAGGCCACCATGAGCGCCATCCGCCTGGCGCGCGGCTATACCGGCCGTGACAGCATTATCAAGTTCGAGGGCTGTTACCACGGCCACTCCGACAGCCTGCTGGTCAAGGCCGGCTCCGGCGCGCTTACCCAAGGCGTACCGAACTCCGCCGGCGTACCCGCCGCCTTCGCCAAACACACCCTGACCCTGCCGTTCAACGACATTCAGGCGGTGCGCGAGACGCTGGCCAAGGTCGGCCAGGAGGTTGCCTGCATCATCGTCGAGCCGGTAGCCGGCAACATGAACTGCGTGCCACCCGCACCGGGTTTCCTGCAGGGTCTGCGCGAGGCCTGCGACGAACATGGCGTGGTGCTGATCTTTGATGAGGTGATGACCGGCTTCCGCGTCGCCCTCGGCGGCGCCCAGGCGCTGTATGGCGTAAAGCCCGACCTCACCACCTTCGGCAAGATTATCGGCGGCGGCATGCCGGTCGGCTGCTTCGGCGGCAAGCGTGCAGTAATGGAGCAGATCGCCCCGCTCGGGCCGGTATACCAGGCGGGCACGCTGTCGGGTAATCCGCTGGCCATGGCCGCCGGCCTGACCACTCTGAAATTGATCAGCCGCGAGGGCTTTCACGCCGAGCTGACCGATTACACCAGCCGCCTGCTGGCCGGTCTGCAGCAACGCGCCGACGCCGCTGGCGTACCCTTCGTCACTACGCAAGCTGGCGGCATGTTCGGTTTGTACTTCTCCGGCGCTGACGACATCGTCACCTTCGACGACGTTATGGCCAGCGACGCCGAGCGCTTCAAACGCTTCTTCCACCTGATGCTGGACGGCGGTGTCTATCTCGCCCCCAGTGCCTTCGAAGCCGGTTTTACCTCGATTGCGCACGGCGATGCCGAGCTGCAGCTGACCCTGGATGCGGCCGAAAAGGCCTTTGCCGCCCTATGA
- the miaB gene encoding tRNA (N6-isopentenyl adenosine(37)-C2)-methylthiotransferase MiaB, producing MAKKLFIQTHGCQMNEYDSSRMADLLGEHQAMELTDNADEADVILLNTCSIREKAQEKVFSQLGRWRPLKEKNPDLIIGVGGCVASQEGDAIRSRASYVDVVFGPQTLHRLPETIDAARTTHKPQVDVSFPEIEKFDRLPEPRVDGPTAFVSVMEGCSKYCSFCVVPYTRGEEVSRPFDDVLAEVIHLAENGVREVTLLGQNVNGYRGVTHDGSVADLADLIRVVAAVDGIDRIRYTTSHPLEFSDSLIQAHAEVPELVKYLHLPVQSGSDRVLAGMKRNHTALEYKSRVRKLKAAVPGIILSSDFIIGFPGETDRDFEQTMKLVEDVGFDFSYSFIYSARPGTPASDLPDDTPDEVKKQRLQILQNRLNQQGFENSRRMAGTTQRILVTDYSKKDPGMLQGRTEHNRIVNFRSNNPQLIGQFVDVLIDEALPHSLRGTLISETLH from the coding sequence ATGGCCAAGAAACTCTTTATCCAGACCCACGGTTGCCAGATGAACGAGTACGACAGTTCACGCATGGCCGACCTGCTCGGTGAGCACCAGGCAATGGAGCTGACCGACAATGCAGACGAAGCAGACGTGATTCTGCTCAACACCTGCTCGATCCGGGAAAAGGCCCAGGAAAAGGTATTTTCCCAGCTGGGCCGCTGGCGGCCGCTGAAAGAGAAAAACCCCGATCTGATCATTGGCGTGGGCGGCTGCGTGGCCAGCCAGGAAGGTGATGCGATCCGCAGCCGTGCATCCTACGTGGATGTGGTCTTCGGCCCGCAGACCCTGCACCGCCTGCCCGAGACGATCGACGCGGCGCGCACCACGCACAAGCCGCAGGTGGATGTCAGCTTTCCGGAAATCGAGAAGTTCGACCGCCTGCCCGAACCCCGCGTGGATGGCCCCACCGCCTTTGTGTCGGTGATGGAAGGCTGCAGTAAATACTGCAGTTTCTGCGTGGTGCCCTACACCCGTGGTGAAGAGGTCAGCCGACCCTTTGATGACGTGTTGGCCGAAGTGATCCACCTGGCTGAAAATGGCGTGCGTGAAGTGACGCTGTTGGGTCAGAACGTGAATGGCTACCGCGGCGTGACCCACGACGGCAGCGTCGCCGATCTGGCCGACCTGATCCGCGTGGTCGCCGCCGTGGACGGCATCGATCGCATTCGCTACACCACATCGCATCCGCTGGAGTTCTCCGACAGTCTGATTCAGGCCCACGCCGAGGTGCCGGAGTTGGTGAAGTACCTGCACCTGCCGGTGCAGTCGGGCTCCGACCGCGTACTGGCGGGTATGAAGCGCAATCACACCGCGCTGGAATACAAGTCACGCGTGCGCAAGCTGAAGGCAGCCGTACCCGGCATTATCCTCAGCTCCGATTTCATCATCGGTTTTCCCGGTGAGACCGACCGCGATTTCGAGCAGACCATGAAACTGGTGGAGGATGTGGGTTTCGACTTCTCCTACTCCTTTATCTACAGCGCGCGCCCCGGCACGCCCGCCTCGGACCTGCCCGACGACACGCCCGACGAGGTCAAGAAGCAGCGTTTGCAGATTCTGCAGAACCGGTTGAACCAGCAGGGCTTCGAGAACAGCCGCCGCATGGCCGGTACCACCCAGCGTATTCTGGTGACCGATTACTCGAAGAAGGACCCAGGCATGCTGCAGGGCCGCACCGAGCACAATCGCATCGTCAACTTCCGCAGCAACAACCCGCAGCTGATTGGCCAGTTTGTCGACGTACTGATCGACGAAGCACTGCCACATTCGCTGCGCGGCACGCTTATCAGCGAAACGCTGCATTAA
- a CDS encoding HlyC/CorC family transporter, giving the protein MSEDRSTNGHKSWLDKLVQAFVHEPKNRQELLELLREAHANEVLDIEALSIIEGALQVSDMQVRDIMVPRSQMTTIKASQSPREFLPEVIEAAHSRFPVIGDGIDDVLGVLLAKDLLPLLLEDNMERFNIKDILRPATFVPESKRLNVLLKEFRATRNHMAVVIDEYGGVSGLVTIEDVLEQIVGDIEDEHDVDEDSQIKPLPSGDYLVKGLTPIEEFNEHFETEFPDEEFDTVGGLVMNAFGHLPKRNEVVELDGFRVRVLNADSRRVHLLRVTLVNT; this is encoded by the coding sequence ATGAGCGAAGATCGATCGACCAATGGGCATAAGTCCTGGCTGGACAAACTGGTCCAGGCTTTTGTCCATGAACCCAAGAACCGCCAGGAACTGCTGGAACTGCTGCGCGAGGCGCACGCCAACGAAGTCCTGGATATCGAGGCCCTGTCGATCATCGAAGGCGCCCTGCAGGTCAGCGACATGCAGGTGCGGGACATCATGGTCCCGCGCTCACAGATGACTACCATCAAAGCCAGTCAGTCGCCGCGCGAGTTTCTACCCGAAGTGATTGAGGCCGCGCATTCACGCTTTCCGGTCATCGGCGACGGCATCGACGACGTGCTTGGCGTACTGCTGGCCAAGGATCTGCTGCCCCTGTTGCTCGAAGACAACATGGAGCGCTTCAACATCAAGGACATTCTGCGCCCGGCCACCTTTGTACCGGAGTCCAAGCGCCTGAATGTGCTGCTCAAGGAGTTCCGAGCCACACGCAATCACATGGCGGTAGTGATTGATGAGTACGGTGGAGTCTCCGGCCTGGTAACCATTGAAGATGTACTTGAGCAGATCGTCGGCGACATCGAAGACGAGCACGACGTCGACGAGGACAGCCAGATCAAGCCGCTGCCCAGTGGCGATTATCTGGTCAAGGGGCTGACACCGATCGAGGAGTTCAACGAGCACTTCGAAACCGAATTCCCCGATGAAGAGTTCGACACTGTTGGCGGCCTGGTAATGAACGCCTTTGGCCACCTGCCCAAACGCAACGAGGTGGTCGAACTGGATGGCTTCCGCGTGCGCGTGCTGAACGCCGACAGCCGCCGCGTGCACCTGCTGCGGGTTACCCTGGTCAATACTTAA
- a CDS encoding tetratricopeptide repeat protein, which produces MLRQLPRLILLSLLLPATQTFAETDNTLLISAEDRCAFERVDEESLQLAIDTCVSAAESGDMKAQYELGQLYYSGERVTQDYSMALQWLEQASIQGEPRAQYRLGMMHFQGEGVQRNLAQAYIILKMASINGHDAAMDSADLVALQMNQQEMNAATHVLGTLFRDYLAQIREEQLNGTLKMEEPELQPDSNAQEIEKLLE; this is translated from the coding sequence ATGCTCCGCCAGCTGCCACGGCTTATTCTGCTCAGTCTGCTGCTACCCGCAACCCAGACGTTTGCTGAGACTGACAACACCCTGCTGATCAGTGCCGAAGATCGCTGTGCCTTCGAGCGCGTGGACGAAGAAAGCCTGCAACTGGCGATCGACACCTGCGTCAGCGCCGCCGAAAGTGGCGACATGAAAGCCCAGTACGAGCTGGGCCAGCTGTACTACAGCGGCGAGCGGGTGACGCAGGACTACAGCATGGCGCTGCAATGGCTTGAACAAGCTTCCATTCAAGGCGAACCCCGCGCGCAGTATCGTCTGGGTATGATGCACTTTCAGGGTGAAGGCGTGCAGCGCAACTTGGCGCAGGCCTACATCATCCTGAAAATGGCCTCCATCAATGGTCATGACGCCGCGATGGACAGCGCTGACCTGGTGGCATTGCAGATGAACCAGCAGGAAATGAACGCCGCCACCCACGTGCTGGGAACCTTGTTTCGCGATTATCTGGCGCAGATTCGGGAAGAGCAGTTGAATGGAACGCTGAAGATGGAGGAGCCTGAGTTGCAGCCTGATTCGAATGCGCAGGAGATTGAGAAGCTGTTGGAGTAG
- a CDS encoding PhoH family protein, which produces MNAPLHIHRFSIEPVDSRRFAALCGQFDENLHLIEQRLGIEVRNRGNHFELIGEEAITRSAEAVLRQLYRETRDSKDLSPDTVHLFLQESGLESLSETLNQTGDNRPVILRTRRMTIQPRGPNQQSYVRSIQEHDINFGIGPAGTGKTYLAVACAVDALEREQISRILLVRPAVEAGEKLGFLPGDLAQKIDPYLRPLYDALYEMLGFEQVTKLIERQVIEVAPLAYMRGRTLNNSFIILDESQNTTLEQMKMFLTRIGFGSTAVITGDITQVDLPRGTKSGLGHVIQVLKDVPGIGFTHFLSKDVVRHPLVQRIVEAYDLFEQLQEAEREERKLEQRRQQQDSDEH; this is translated from the coding sequence TTGAACGCACCTCTACATATTCATCGTTTCAGCATCGAACCCGTCGACTCTCGACGCTTTGCCGCTCTCTGCGGCCAGTTCGACGAAAATCTCCACCTGATCGAGCAACGCCTCGGAATCGAAGTGCGCAACCGCGGCAACCATTTCGAGCTGATTGGCGAAGAGGCCATCACCCGCTCCGCTGAAGCCGTGCTGCGTCAGCTGTACCGCGAAACCCGCGACAGCAAGGACTTGAGTCCCGATACCGTACACCTGTTCCTGCAGGAATCCGGCCTCGAAAGCCTGAGCGAAACCCTGAATCAGACCGGCGACAATCGCCCGGTGATTCTGCGCACGCGGCGCATGACCATTCAGCCACGCGGGCCGAACCAGCAAAGCTATGTGCGCTCGATTCAGGAACACGACATCAACTTCGGTATTGGCCCGGCCGGCACTGGCAAAACCTATCTGGCCGTGGCCTGCGCAGTAGATGCGCTGGAGCGCGAGCAGATCAGCCGCATTCTGCTGGTGCGCCCGGCGGTCGAGGCGGGCGAAAAACTGGGCTTCCTGCCTGGTGACCTGGCACAGAAGATCGACCCCTATTTGCGCCCCCTGTACGACGCACTCTACGAGATGCTCGGTTTTGAACAGGTGACCAAGCTGATCGAGCGCCAGGTGATCGAAGTCGCGCCACTGGCCTACATGCGCGGCCGCACCCTGAACAACAGCTTCATCATTTTGGATGAAAGCCAGAACACCACGCTGGAACAGATGAAAATGTTCCTCACGCGCATCGGTTTTGGCTCGACCGCGGTGATCACCGGCGACATTACCCAGGTCGATCTGCCGCGTGGCACCAAGTCTGGCCTCGGCCACGTGATCCAGGTGCTCAAGGATGTGCCCGGCATCGGCTTCACCCACTTCCTGTCCAAGGACGTGGTGCGCCATCCGCTGGTGCAGCGCATCGTAGAAGCCTATGACCTGTTTGAGCAACTGCAGGAAGCCGAGCGCGAAGAGCGCAAGCTTGAGCAGCGCCGGCAGCAGCAGGATAGCGATGAGCATTGA
- the lnt gene encoding apolipoprotein N-acyltransferase, translated as MSLPTALLARLRGPGLVGHLLALVAGALSTLSFAPYNLWPLGLVSIALLYQGLKQVSSKQAAVRGGAWGLGLFASGVSWIYISIHLHGNASPLLAGFLTGGLELGLSLFIALWAWAWARFFRSNSPWLGSLGFAAVWVAQEVFRSWFLTGFPWLYHGYAHTHTWLNGYAPLGGVWLLGGISVFMACLLSEWRLVRQPLQCGLALLAVGALWLGGYGLQQVVWTTTKGQPLSVNLVQANIEQSRKWDPDYITHTLSLYRDLTYAQLATDLVVWPETAVPVLQSQGQYFVDGIAANLAERGSTLITGIPVDEMDPNGLRIYNGIMVGGSEPQSEYLKQKLVPFGEYVPLEELLRGLIDFFNLPMSSFSRGPADQQPLLAAGYRLAPLICYEAVYPDFAAKQAAQSDLLITISNDSWFGSSIGPLQHLQMAQMRAIEAQRWMIRATNNGVTALIDQHGEIRTRIPQFQQEVLLGEVQPMTGLTPYLRWRSVPLGLVVVSVLLMAGLCRRRQNAR; from the coding sequence ATGTCTCTGCCTACTGCTCTGCTGGCCCGCCTGCGTGGCCCCGGCCTGGTTGGCCATCTGCTCGCGCTGGTGGCCGGCGCACTCAGCACCCTGTCGTTCGCACCCTACAACCTCTGGCCACTGGGGCTAGTATCCATTGCCCTGTTGTATCAGGGTCTGAAGCAGGTGAGCAGCAAACAGGCGGCCGTTCGCGGTGGCGCCTGGGGGCTTGGCCTGTTTGCTTCCGGCGTGTCCTGGATCTACATCAGCATCCACCTGCACGGCAATGCCTCACCGCTGCTGGCCGGTTTTTTGACCGGCGGCCTCGAGCTGGGGCTGTCACTGTTCATCGCGCTCTGGGCCTGGGCCTGGGCCCGGTTTTTCCGCAGCAACAGCCCCTGGCTGGGCAGCCTTGGCTTTGCCGCCGTCTGGGTAGCACAGGAAGTGTTCCGCAGCTGGTTCCTTACCGGCTTCCCTTGGCTTTATCACGGCTACGCACACACTCATACCTGGTTGAATGGCTATGCGCCCCTTGGCGGTGTCTGGCTGCTGGGCGGGATTTCGGTGTTTATGGCCTGCCTGCTGAGCGAGTGGCGGCTGGTGCGCCAGCCGCTCCAGTGCGGCCTCGCGCTGCTGGCGGTGGGCGCGCTCTGGCTCGGTGGTTACGGCCTGCAACAGGTCGTCTGGACGACCACCAAGGGCCAGCCGCTCAGCGTCAACCTGGTGCAAGCCAACATCGAGCAATCACGCAAGTGGGACCCGGATTACATCACCCACACGCTCTCGCTCTACCGCGACCTGACCTACGCCCAACTCGCCACCGACCTGGTGGTCTGGCCGGAAACCGCCGTGCCGGTGTTACAGAGCCAGGGGCAGTACTTTGTCGACGGCATTGCTGCCAATCTGGCAGAGCGCGGCAGCACCCTGATCACCGGCATACCGGTTGATGAGATGGACCCCAACGGCCTGCGTATCTATAACGGCATCATGGTGGGCGGTAGCGAGCCGCAAAGCGAATACCTGAAGCAGAAGCTGGTGCCCTTTGGCGAGTACGTGCCGCTGGAAGAGCTGCTGCGCGGGCTGATCGATTTTTTCAACTTACCGATGTCCAGCTTCAGCCGCGGGCCGGCTGATCAGCAACCGCTGCTGGCGGCTGGCTATCGACTCGCGCCGCTGATCTGCTACGAAGCGGTTTACCCCGACTTTGCCGCCAAACAAGCTGCCCAGAGCGACCTGCTAATCACCATCAGCAACGACAGCTGGTTCGGCAGCTCCATAGGCCCGCTGCAACACCTACAGATGGCGCAGATGCGTGCAATAGAGGCGCAGCGCTGGATGATTAGGGCGACCAACAACGGCGTTACCGCGCTGATAGACCAGCACGGCGAGATACGCACACGTATTCCACAATTTCAGCAGGAAGTCTTGCTCGGTGAGGTACAACCCATGACAGGACTGACGCCCTACCTGCGCTGGCGCAGCGTGCCCTTGGGGTTAGTGGTGGTCTCGGTGCTGCTGATGGCCGGCTTGTGCCGGCGGCGGCAAAACGCCAGGTAA
- the ybeY gene encoding rRNA maturation RNase YbeY, producing the protein MSIELDIQRASDAPDQPDDDSFLRWVGLALGSGTDRELTIRLVDVDEGRDLNHTWRGKDYATNVLSFPADLPPELDLPLLGDLVVCVPVVAREAQEQGKPLNAHWAHMVIHGCLHLLGYDHIDDAEADEMEALERDLLAQLGIADPYLDDDE; encoded by the coding sequence ATGAGCATTGAGCTCGACATCCAGCGCGCCTCGGATGCGCCGGACCAGCCTGACGACGACAGCTTTTTACGCTGGGTCGGGCTGGCATTGGGCTCCGGCACCGACCGCGAACTGACCATACGACTGGTAGACGTTGATGAGGGCCGTGATCTCAATCACACCTGGCGCGGCAAGGATTACGCGACCAACGTACTTTCCTTTCCGGCCGACCTCCCCCCTGAACTTGACCTGCCACTGCTGGGTGATCTGGTGGTGTGCGTACCCGTGGTGGCGCGCGAGGCCCAGGAACAGGGCAAGCCGCTGAACGCCCACTGGGCACATATGGTCATACACGGCTGCTTGCATTTACTCGGCTATGACCATATTGATGACGCCGAAGCAGACGAAATGGAAGCCCTGGAACGCGACTTGCTTGCGCAACTGGGCATTGCCGACCCCTATCTAGATGATGATGAGTAA